In the genome of Gadus chalcogrammus isolate NIFS_2021 chromosome 21, NIFS_Gcha_1.0, whole genome shotgun sequence, one region contains:
- the cnksr3 gene encoding connector enhancer of kinase suppressor of ras 3 produces the protein MEPVSKWTAQQVVDWMRGLDDSLQPYIPSFQLQAVPGERLLRLTHQELLSLGVGRVGHQELLLEAVDLLCALNHGVEADRLGVLVGRMRGSVVQLQVSASERRKNPSYRGVHAQKPSNHFLTAVVELIATAKTLLGWLDRAPGTGGKDLGATKNTIIQLCLQLTSAVQKDCTVYEMEDKILEVSRALNAVCEEAAGSASDPVQTPKSSLEEVCISTIRPGEGLGMYIKSTYDGLHVITGTTENSAADQTGRIHAGDEVVQVNGQTVVGWQLKHLVTSLKAKPGGVVLVLKKRPSGVSCSISPAPLKNLRWRPPLVKVSALTQPSDQGLSDLVRTVKPEALELYIPPPPLGALHPQVGPYPPPPSVPYTPRGGATEVVMRPKSPNSSLDVGGRRSLLQKDHRTSLGPSPDAPHLPTPVRMRQRSSTKGKPRPISMPAVTSSGVCDPFARPGLHGRTAQDVLQRCLSNERIGTISEEAPPCFPLALPYQRGRRGVPGGRGVDHIRGSRCFVNAELHSSATMPYQETAGRKPPVATATSSSSSGHSLLGGWLARLRLLSH, from the exons GTCTGGACGACAGCCTCCAGCCCTACATCCCGTCCTTCCAGCTGCAGGCCGTCCCGGGGGAGCGTCTGCTGCGGCTGACCCACCAGGAGCTGCTGTCGCTGGGCGTGGGGCGCGTGGGCCaccaggagctgctgctggaggccgtGGACCTGCTCTGCGCTCTG AACCACGGCGTGGAGGCGGACCGCCTGGGGGTCCTGGTGGGCCGGATGAGGGGCTCCGTGGTGCAGCTGCAGGTGTCGGCCTCGGAGCGCCGGAAGAACCCGTCGTACCGCGGCGTCCACGCCCAGAAGCCCTCCAACCACTTCCTGACCGCCGTGGTGGAGCTCATCGCCACCGCCAAGACCCTGCTGGGCTGGCTGGACCg ggcgccggggacgggggggaaggACCTGGGAGCCACGAAGAACACCATCATCCAGCTGTGTCTGCAGCTGACCTCCGCCGTGcagaag GACTGCACCGTGTACGAGATGGAAGACAAGATTCTGGAAGTG tcgCGGGCGCTGAACGCTGTGTGTGAGGAGGCGGCGGGCTCCGCCTCTGACCCGGTCCAGACCCCCAAGTCCTCCCTGGAGGAGGTCTGCATCTCCACCATCAGACCAGGAGAAGGACTG gggaTGTACATCAAGTCTACGTACGACGGGCTCCACGTCATCACCGGGACCACGGAGAAC tccgcAGCAGACCAAACtgggaggatccacgctggagacgaGGTTGTCCAGGTCAACGGGCAGACCGTG GTGGGCTGGCAGCTGAAGCACCTGGTGACCAGTCTGAAGGCGAAGCCGGGGGGCGTGGTCCTGGTCCTGAAGAAGAGGCCGTCGGGGGTCTCCTGTTCcatcagccccgcccccctgaaGAACCTGCGCTGGAGACCCCCCCTGGTGAAG GTGTCGGCTCTGACCCAGCCCTCTGATCAGGGTCTATCAGACCTGGTCCGCACGGTGAAGCCGGAGGCCCTGGAGCTctacatcccccctccccccctcggtGCCCTACACCCCCAG GTAGGCccgtacccccctcccccctcggtGCCCTACACCCCCAG GGGCGGGGCCACCGAGGTGGTCATGAGGCCCAAGTCTCCTAACTCCtccctggacgtgggcgggagGCGGAGCTTATTGCAGAAGGACCACAGGACCTCGCTAGGCCCCTCCCCCGATGCCCCCCACCTGCCCACCCCCGTACGCATGAGGCAGAGGTCGTCCACGAAgg GTAAGCCCCGCCCCATCTCCATGCCGGCCGTCACCAGCTCAGGTGTGTGCGACCCCTTCGCCCGGCCAGGGCTGCACGGACGAACAG CCCAGGACGTCCTGCAGCGTTGCCTCAGCAACGAGCGCATCGGCACCATCTCCGAGGAGGCCCCGCCCTGCTTCCCCCTGGCGCTGCCCTACCAGCGGGGGCGCCGTGGCGTGCCGGGGGGCCGCGGCGTGGACCACATCCGGGGCAGCCGCTGCTTCGTCAACGCCGAGCTGCACAGCAGCGCCACCATGCCCTACCAGGAGACGGCCGGCCGCAAGCCCCCCGTCGCCACGGCGA cctcctcctcttcctctggacACTCGCTGCTGGGGGGGTGGCTGGCACGGCTCCGGCTGCTGAGCCACTGA